The sequence CCAAATGAGGTGAGAAAGACCAGGCAGGGTAGGAAACATAAGAAAGGCGGGACTCTGGGGCAGGAAGGTCTGTTTGGGGTAGGGACGGCATGTCAGGACAGAGCTTTCCGGACAGCCGACCTTCCTTCTTTCCAGCCCCTTCATTCCCGACAAACTCTCACTTTCTCAGCAACCCTAAGCCCGTGGGTCACCCTCGCCTtgctccccgccccccaccccaagCCGGATAGGTGGAGGAGGGAGCTTCAGCCTCACCCTCCTTGTTCGGGAGGAGCGGGCACTGGACATAGACCACATTCATGGACGAGAAGGCCAGGAGACGCAGAGAGGCCCAGGACTCGGGTGACAAGTCGGGGCGGCCAACGGGCGCCTCACCTGACAGAAGCGTCGGCAGTAATCCCGACTGCTGATCCCGACGCCGCCGCCGCAGTTGCCGCTGCCAGCGCCGCCTCTGCCGTCGCCCGCAGCTCTAAGCCCCACAGGGCCCAGCGGGGACTCCACAATGGCCACAAGCTCTTCTCCGAGGCGTTCGGCCTCTTGATCGCTCTCTTCCTCCGCCATGAGGCTCTCGCCGCCCAGCGCGTACCAGCCCCTGCGCCGCCGCCGCTGTAGCTGCCTAGGctaacctcctcctcctctctagttccctcccccttccctcctccctagCCGGACAGGGGCCTCTCGGCTGGGCTCTACTTCCGGCTCCGCCCACCCACGCCCCCAGTTTTCATTGGAAAACGCAAGCTGCCAATCATGCCCATGCCCGCCCTTCTACTCCTATTGGTGAAATCAGCAGTCCGTTTGATAGACCGGCCGACTGTTGGTCAATGCTGCTCGGCGGTTGCTGGGGACCGCCTACGGGCTCTGCCATAGGCGGTGCAGGCGGACGGGGCGCGGCGGGGGACACGGCGGCCGCCGCGGGGCTCGATCGGGCAACGGCGGCGACGGCGGCAGCGACGGATCTTCCTCCTCTCTTATTCCCTTgctcctcctttttccttctcttttcctttccggCCGGGCCTCGTCCACTTTCCTTAACGGCGGCCTCGATCCTACGGTACCAAGGAGCTAGGGAGGCCGAGGGTGGGCCCAGCCGTTGGTGCGGGCTCTGGGCCCGGGGCCTTCCGTCCTGAAGCTGGAaccgggggcggggccggggcacAGTTGTCGgcgggaggaagagggaggagacgGGAAGCCTGACAGCGGCCGCCTCCGCCAGGCGCCTGCCGCCGCCTCCCTTGAGACTGCCGCCAACTCGGCTGTCGAGTTCCCGGGCCCACAGCTGGGATCTGGGACTCGGCCCTGCCCGGCTAGCGGGGTCGGGACGGCGGGGCGCCGGCGTGCTGGGCTCGGCGCCCGAGGTGGGAGCCCAGACGTCGGGAACGTCCCGCGCCCCGCCTCTCCCGCGCCCCCGCCCGAACCCTGAGGCCTGGGGAGCGGGAGGAGGTGCCAAGCGGGCGGACCACGGAGGAGGACATGGGAGGGGAAGTGTTAGGGTAAACGCTGGGATCGGGTTTGTAGTGTGGAGTTACCTATAAAGTGGTTTTAGAAACACCTTCGTGGTGGCAGTTGTTGACGTTCTTGTTCATCTTTTCAGTCGCCCTCCTTTCGTCCCccattttttccttccatttgtttttcgTGTTTTACAGTAAAGGCATGACTTCCTGGCACAGCAGGGAAAATCGGGTGCAAGCCCAGAAACTATTTCCCCCCCACCACTTGTTGAAAAACTGATTTGAAGGCATCTCCGGGGTTGAACAAACGGAAAGTGCCAGGATTTGATGCGTCTCTGGTTTTGCTCTGGAGACCCTTCCCTGCTAAGTATCAAGACGAAAAAAACTGGAAACTAATCCGGTAAACATTTAAACTTGAAAACTTATGATGAGTTTTATTTTGATCTAGTAAAcgatttgctttttctcttttgttggcTAATTCCtgcactttttaatttcttcatctgttgaaaatgtctttatcttCTACTGAAAACACTTTTGTTCTTTGGGTGTGTAAACTCGAGCATCCTCTACTGGGTGGAAATTTGCCTCTGCAGTAACACAAACAGACTttttgaaattacaaacacaTTGGAAAGTATAGGCCTTTCACATTAGCACAAATGTTTGAGCGTTTTATGCTATAAAGAATTACATGCTTATTGTTTTTGAAATCCAAATGTTTAAAGATACAAGACTTTTTACGTAGAAAGTAAGATTTACGCATTACGGGgcacaaatatttaatatttcccaCAACTAGGTTAGAACCATTAATCATAATTGGTACTGATTTGTCGGGGGAGTGTAAAACACATACTATTTACTTAGAATATAAACGTGTAATGGTAAGTATTAGGTAGGAATCATAGCTGTCTTCTGTGCCGTTGCAAACCTGTAGCCTAACACAATATTTGGCAAATGAGAGctatgcaatttaaaaaaaaaaagtggaaaaaataaaagtaaatctaTTAAAACCTATACTTTGTCGTACTTTCAGAATTTCTGTGGAATGTTTAATCTTCTGTGTCCATGAATGTCTGATACGTTGGCAAATAAAgttcttttgaaacagagttcATGTTACCCAGCTATTCTCTAGTATGTATTCATTGAATACTCCATCGTTTCTGATTGCACTTATAAAGCATAATTCTTCAGAGCACACTTAGAATTATTTCTCTATCATATTTCTGCAGACAGAATTCCatcttgaattttatcaaattcacTTTAACTTCTTAAGTCTTGGTTATTGTAAGAGCCCAAAGGTATGGCCAGGGAACAATTAAGACTTGATGATTTGTCACCTACCAAAATATGTTCATTATCTAAAGGTTTCAATGCCCATAAGGCTGTGATGTTGGTATTTAGTGCAGTGCTCATAAAAGTGTGTTACTATTGTAAATTGAGAAATTATTAGGCTGCTTCtagattaaatataaatatttggacAAATAGTGAAGGTACTCACTTTTTCCATCAAATTTTAATTGAGGTTCTGCTGTATACTAGACACTATGTTCTTGATTTTGTTCTTACTAGTTAATAAGTGAAGTAAATGTTAAATGTAATTACTAATTTTAAtgggaaaaggaaacaaaaaagtattGGAGAAATAAGACTGCATATCGTAACACCTTTTAGAAAATAGACGTATACATGCATTACAAAATAACTTACTTTGAACTGTGTATTTTGGATTTACAATTTAATGTCATTGTTGctgttaattaaatttttttttgtggtttttactCAGAACAGTTTTGGAAATTATATTCATCTTCATATAGAATTATGGCAGTTTTTAGGCCCACCTGTTTGAAAAACTTTGTCCACAGTTTTCTAAACTCAGTTGTCCCAGAACTGTGACAGGAAAGAAACTCTTTTGAACTTGAATACATATCTAAATTGGATGAGATTAATACAATTTATATCCTGAATGTAATTTATATCCTAAATGTTGACCTGTTATTAGGTTTCCCTAAATAATAGTGACATCTGGGATAGTTTGAGTTCTTTCTTTATAGTctaatttatttgaatttcataaaaATCAAGGAATAGACCTGATTGCTACTGCTTAGTAACTTGTTCTAGTTTTGCCTTTCCTTATATATTTCAGGTAAGCTAAGATTAATAGACACACAGTCTACTAATTTAAGTTGTTTTGAAGTATTTAATCTTAAAGTGTTTATATACTGCCTTTTATTGTTCCAGAATGAACTGTTGTTCTAATacttatctttgtttcttttgtcttgAAAGAACCATATTTATTTAGAGTCAGAATGGAGCGATTTGTGGTAACGGCACCACCTGCTCGAAACCGTTCTAAGACTGCTCTGTATGTGACGCCCCTGGACCGAGTCACTGAGTTCGGAGGCGAGCTGCATGAGGATGGGGGAAAACTCTTCTGCACGTCTTGCAATGTGGTTCTGAATCATGTCCGCAAGTCTGCCATTAGTGACCACCTCAAGTCAAAGACTCACACCAAGAGGAAGGCAGAATTTGAAGAGCAGAATGTGAGAAAGAAGCAGAGGCCCCTGGCTGCATCCCTTCAGTGCAACAGTACTGCGCAGACAGAGAAAGTCAGTGTTATCCAGGACTTCGTGAAAATGTGCCTGGAAGCCAACATCCCGCTTGAGAAGGCTGATCACCCAGCAGTCCGTGCTTTCCTATCTCGCCATGTGAAGAATGGAGGCTCCATACCCAAGTCAGACCAGCTACGGAGAGCATACCTTCCTGATGGATATGAGAATGAGAATCAACTCCTCAACTCACAAGATTGTTGACTAGGAGGTTACCACCATTGTGATCAAGATAAATGTGGAGTATTAAAGTTATGTGTTGATTGtgtggttcatttttgtatttatttcatttaaaatcatGTGACGCAGAATAGTTTTGCAATGTGTATATAGttgcaggcaaaaaaaaaaaaacaaaacacctcactGCAAAACTTACTGTTAATTTTAGTCACCAATGGTATAAAGCAAAACCTAGGTTTAGAGTGTGCTAGGATACCTGAAACCTGATGgttatctttaaaattaatgGTTTTTCTCCTGAAATGTTTGTGCATGGAAGAACTGCCCTGCTTTTTTACCCTGTTGCCATGTATGATTATTCCTTGTAAGATTACTTAATTACTTGGATTGAAGACTAGCCTATTGAAGCTGCTGCCAGGCAACACCACTTAACAGTAACTTAtaggaattattttctttagaggATCCTCTTCAAAAAGGAAGGGATAGTGGAAAACTGTTCTTATATCTTCAGATCCCTAGCAGAAATGACTGTTTATTTCAAACTACGTTTTACTTGTATATGATGTAGTTACCTTTACTATCTTTCAATTGCATACTTCCCCTGCCCCCATTTTAAAGGCTTATTGTTGTGTTTTGTAGCAGCTTC is a genomic window of Macaca mulatta isolate MMU2019108-1 chromosome 2, T2T-MMU8v2.0, whole genome shotgun sequence containing:
- the LOC144339546 gene encoding uncharacterized protein LOC144339546; this translates as MLLGGCWGPPTGSAIGGAGGRGAAGDTAAAAGLDRATAATAAATDLPPLLFPCSSFFLLFSFPAGPRPLSLTAASILRKGMTSWHSRENRVQAQKLFPPHHLLKN
- the CGGBP1 gene encoding CGG triplet repeat-binding protein 1, whose protein sequence is MERFVVTAPPARNRSKTALYVTPLDRVTEFGGELHEDGGKLFCTSCNVVLNHVRKSAISDHLKSKTHTKRKAEFEEQNVRKKQRPLAASLQCNSTAQTEKVSVIQDFVKMCLEANIPLEKADHPAVRAFLSRHVKNGGSIPKSDQLRRAYLPDGYENENQLLNSQDC